A region of Reichenbachiella carrageenanivorans DNA encodes the following proteins:
- a CDS encoding tandem-95 repeat protein produces MKAIKYYLLSLSLLMAAVVQAEPGDTLQLRSGTALGASWGANGGYTTFGVAGQYVKGASIAGGNYTGTIGYLFGGLQMPTPNEAPIAISPSVQFYHEIGEVLTLDGYDPEGAPVTFEVIREPEYGTLSLADGVTTHELILTPIPGLLPDVVYEDTLTFQVSEVNTSETSNVATVAFKFLLEDTPHGVTSLAKASNTFTVSIADTVFNASYGVDVNYYNLSNPLAPQFVNIQQGSIEASQWTIDGLSASYAFSVDQTANEYLFTEDQVLVTVLVTSPNGYSSFNSYIIDNAAGGRVLASADGDYFVIGSEMTVPENKSVIVKLVAVDFAGFGTMPTVEWTKNSSKGVLSEVKLVESSGNIKIWEAKYTSTSDVGGTDDFAFRVFNPVRNSYESGGITMQIQEVNDVPKLAGIPAQQLNEGTSKDVTLSYSDPDNEIKLSAESLNPGLGASIEGGKLRLTALDDFNGNAVVKVWVEELETSEKYLILKQLQVTVSPVNDQPVLAAIGDQSVDEDESIDIALSATDVDSDFQIFSYQGTISDPALASLQFVGNTLKVIPKPNAYGTAEVSVIADDGSGASNALSNPVIFNVTFDAVNDEPVFIKTMPSQTLVENGVAYKINMGDYVFDAETDYSLLTYSTDVSDKITVSFTNGVATVMPIADQWGFSSIKFYIEDPAGNQIAQSVFFNVRPAASDIEVDQGMADIVLDEDFGTYTVDITSAFKVADGTSYIDRDDIGGSALGNTLFDITFDNVNHTMTLHSKPNVYGNEDFVLVGTTTGPGVLQTINVDIASVNDAPVISPIASQQVKEDGVLSHLVIEVSDAEQETLSGFAVTSANQSLVADANIQWEDKGTYYLVSIAPEADRNGAVSLTASVSDGTNTSDLSFNLNITAVNDLPELVGSLSDLDQEEDYSVDLATLFSDKEGDALTYVVEQKPDWITVSGTVLTGKPTNSDVGSGQITVKVSDLGGAISTTFDFDIVNINDAPIRVQKAGRRIIYAGSAFSYDFPASNFMDIDQADVLSYSVEVLPDWMTEVDGTVSGTPDEAHVGLSKVVYKSTDVGGSFARDTLYLDVQTLSYDVAVTLTQTSGCEGGSSSVVASGAFDYNWYDASDQLLQAGGSTFEATTATTVFVEGVDGQDIATASKFETSVVFNPLPSADLTQEGDELKVTEVAGYSYTWYEGDTEISGATGATYEPTESGTYKVTVQSDLGCSTTSSTLDVEVSILGLGDELAEVRIYPVPARDELTIGLPSVWTAGQLSIVNLQGQEMISLINQMDREIKVDLRSLRSGIYFVRMQLETQTLQLKFIKE; encoded by the coding sequence ATGAAAGCAATAAAATATTATCTATTGAGTTTGAGCCTGTTGATGGCGGCGGTGGTACAGGCTGAGCCTGGAGACACCCTGCAACTCAGATCAGGTACTGCACTCGGAGCCAGCTGGGGAGCCAATGGCGGCTACACCACTTTTGGAGTAGCAGGTCAGTATGTGAAAGGAGCGAGCATAGCAGGAGGCAACTATACGGGTACCATTGGCTACTTATTTGGAGGATTGCAAATGCCCACGCCCAATGAGGCGCCTATTGCCATATCTCCAAGTGTTCAGTTTTACCATGAGATAGGAGAGGTGCTGACACTAGATGGGTATGATCCAGAAGGTGCCCCAGTCACCTTCGAAGTAATAAGAGAGCCCGAATATGGCACCTTGTCGCTAGCAGATGGAGTGACTACCCATGAGCTGATCTTGACTCCTATACCTGGCTTGCTGCCAGATGTGGTGTATGAAGATACCTTGACTTTTCAAGTCTCTGAAGTGAATACTTCAGAGACTTCCAATGTGGCAACGGTCGCTTTCAAGTTTCTATTGGAAGATACCCCGCATGGAGTCACGAGTTTAGCGAAAGCGAGCAATACCTTTACAGTGTCTATCGCAGATACGGTGTTCAATGCGAGCTATGGCGTAGATGTCAATTATTACAACCTGTCCAATCCCTTGGCACCTCAATTTGTAAACATACAACAAGGATCTATCGAAGCATCTCAATGGACGATTGATGGCTTGTCGGCTTCGTATGCATTTAGTGTAGATCAGACAGCAAATGAGTATTTGTTTACAGAAGATCAGGTACTGGTGACTGTATTGGTGACTTCACCTAATGGCTACTCGTCGTTCAATTCATACATCATAGACAATGCTGCAGGTGGTCGTGTTTTGGCCAGTGCAGATGGAGACTATTTTGTGATTGGCAGTGAGATGACCGTGCCTGAAAATAAGTCGGTCATAGTGAAGCTGGTGGCTGTAGATTTTGCAGGCTTTGGTACTATGCCTACTGTGGAATGGACGAAAAATTCTAGTAAAGGTGTATTGTCAGAGGTGAAACTTGTAGAGTCTTCTGGTAATATTAAAATATGGGAAGCCAAGTACACCTCGACGAGTGATGTGGGAGGTACAGATGATTTCGCTTTTAGGGTATTCAATCCTGTCAGAAATAGCTATGAATCAGGGGGCATTACTATGCAAATTCAGGAAGTAAACGATGTGCCAAAGTTGGCAGGCATTCCAGCGCAGCAATTGAATGAAGGTACATCCAAGGACGTAACACTTAGCTATTCAGATCCTGATAACGAAATAAAATTATCAGCAGAGTCGTTGAATCCAGGTTTGGGCGCAAGTATCGAAGGAGGCAAACTCCGTTTGACCGCCTTGGATGATTTCAATGGAAATGCAGTGGTGAAAGTGTGGGTAGAGGAACTCGAAACTTCAGAGAAATACTTGATACTGAAGCAGCTACAGGTCACTGTGTCGCCCGTCAATGATCAGCCAGTGTTGGCTGCCATTGGTGATCAATCAGTCGATGAAGATGAGTCGATTGATATTGCCTTATCTGCTACAGATGTAGATAGTGATTTTCAGATATTTAGTTATCAAGGTACGATCAGCGATCCTGCTTTAGCTTCGCTTCAGTTTGTCGGCAATACCTTGAAGGTAATCCCTAAACCAAATGCCTATGGTACTGCTGAGGTTTCTGTCATCGCTGATGATGGCTCTGGAGCTTCAAACGCTCTGTCCAATCCAGTGATCTTCAATGTCACTTTTGATGCAGTGAATGATGAGCCAGTATTTATCAAAACTATGCCTAGTCAGACGTTGGTGGAGAATGGGGTCGCGTATAAGATCAATATGGGTGATTATGTTTTTGATGCAGAGACGGATTATTCTTTGCTGACCTACTCTACTGATGTGTCGGATAAAATAACCGTTTCATTTACTAATGGAGTAGCTACTGTTATGCCTATTGCAGATCAGTGGGGTTTTAGTTCGATCAAATTTTACATTGAAGATCCAGCTGGAAATCAAATAGCTCAGAGTGTGTTTTTTAATGTAAGACCAGCGGCATCGGATATTGAAGTGGATCAAGGCATGGCTGACATAGTGTTAGATGAGGATTTTGGTACATATACCGTAGACATTACTTCAGCTTTCAAGGTCGCTGATGGTACTTCTTATATCGATCGTGATGACATTGGCGGGTCTGCATTGGGCAACACCCTGTTTGATATCACATTTGACAATGTAAATCATACCATGACACTCCATAGTAAACCCAATGTGTACGGCAATGAAGATTTTGTTTTGGTAGGCACCACTACTGGCCCAGGCGTACTCCAGACGATAAATGTAGACATCGCCTCGGTGAATGATGCGCCAGTCATTTCTCCAATTGCTTCACAGCAAGTGAAAGAAGACGGAGTGCTAAGCCATTTGGTGATCGAAGTGAGTGATGCAGAGCAGGAGACACTTTCTGGTTTTGCTGTCACCTCTGCCAATCAGTCTTTGGTAGCTGATGCCAACATCCAATGGGAAGACAAAGGCACTTACTATTTGGTGAGTATTGCGCCAGAGGCGGATAGGAATGGGGCCGTATCCTTGACAGCCAGTGTGTCTGATGGTACAAATACATCTGATCTCTCTTTCAACCTTAACATTACAGCAGTCAATGACTTGCCAGAGTTAGTGGGGTCGCTTTCGGATTTGGATCAAGAAGAAGATTATAGTGTAGATCTTGCCACTTTGTTTAGCGACAAAGAAGGGGATGCGCTCACTTACGTAGTGGAGCAGAAGCCAGATTGGATCACGGTGTCGGGCACTGTACTTACCGGCAAGCCGACCAACTCGGATGTAGGTTCTGGTCAGATCACTGTTAAAGTATCAGATTTAGGAGGTGCGATAAGTACTACTTTCGATTTTGATATTGTGAATATAAATGATGCACCGATCAGAGTTCAAAAAGCAGGTAGACGTATCATCTATGCTGGTAGTGCATTTAGCTATGATTTCCCTGCGAGCAACTTCATGGATATAGATCAGGCGGACGTGCTGAGCTATTCGGTAGAAGTATTGCCAGATTGGATGACAGAAGTAGACGGTACAGTGTCGGGAACTCCAGATGAAGCCCATGTTGGTTTGTCTAAGGTCGTTTATAAATCTACAGATGTAGGAGGTAGCTTTGCCAGAGATACTCTCTATCTCGATGTGCAAACGCTGAGTTATGATGTTGCCGTGACTTTGACTCAGACTTCGGGCTGTGAGGGGGGCAGTTCGTCAGTAGTAGCAAGTGGAGCTTTCGATTACAATTGGTACGATGCCTCCGATCAGTTGCTACAAGCAGGAGGAAGCACTTTTGAAGCGACTACTGCTACCACCGTATTTGTAGAAGGTGTAGATGGTCAGGATATCGCGACTGCTAGTAAGTTCGAAACCAGTGTGGTTTTCAACCCCCTTCCAAGTGCCGATCTGACCCAAGAGGGGGATGAACTGAAGGTGACTGAAGTGGCAGGTTATAGCTATACCTGGTACGAAGGCGATACCGAGATCAGCGGAGCTACAGGAGCCACCTACGAGCCTACCGAAAGCGGAACTTATAAAGTGACCGTGCAGTCAGACTTGGGCTGTAGCACGACCTCATCTACACTGGATGTAGAGGTATCTATACTAGGCTTGGGGGATGAATTGGCTGAGGTGCGCATCTATCCAGTGCCTGCCAGAGACGAACTGACGATTGGTTTGCCTAGTGTTTGGACAGCTGGACAACTCAGTATCGTGAACCTTCAAGGTCAGGAGATGATTTCTTTAATTAATCAGATGGATCGAGAGATTAAAGTTGATTTGCGATCGCTACGTAGCGGGATTTATTTTGTGCGTATGCAACTAGAAACCCAAACACTACAATTGAAGTTTATCAAAGAGTAG